CTTCGGCAGCGGGCTCGGGCTGCCGATGGCCCGCCTCGACGCCCTGCTGACCGCGCTGCTGGTGGCGGCGATCGTGATCGGGCTGCAGACCGTGGGCGTCGTGCTGATGAGCGCGATGATCGTCGCGCCCGCAGCGGCCGCCCGCCAGTGGAGCCGGCGGCTGGGGCCGATGGTCGCCCTGGCCGCGGCGATCGGCGCGCTGTGCGGAGCGGCCGGTGCGGTGGCGAGCTCGCTCATTCCGCGGCTGCCCACCGGCCCGACCATCGTGCTCCTGCTGTCCGGCGTGGTGGCGGTGTCGCTGCTGCTCGCCCCCGAGCGCGGGCTGGTGTGGCGGTGGCTGCGGCTCGGCCGGCTGCGCCGGTCGCCGCAGCTCGACCCGGTCCTGATCCACCTCTATGCGCTGTCCCTGCAGCACGCCGAGGACCCGGACCACGGCCACTCGGTCGCGGTGCTGCGCACGATGAGCCCGCTGGATGCGGACATCGTCGGTGCCCTCGCGGGCCTCGAGACCCGCGGGCTCGCGCAGCGGACGACCGGCGGGCTGTGGGCGCCCACCGAGCTCGGCCGGCGCGAGGCGAAACGGGCCCTCGAGCGCGAGGGCGAGGGGGCGGCGTGAACGCCGGGCTCGAGATCCTGCTGATTGCGGTGGTGACCGCGGTGGCGGCGGCCCTGCCCGGGACCTTCCTGGTGCTGCGCCGGCTCGCCATGGTGAGCGATGCAATCTCGCACGCGATCCTGCCCGGCATCGTCGTCGCCTTCTTCGCAACCGGGGACCTCGGCTCGCCGCTGCTGGTGGCCGGCGCCGCGGCGACCGGGGTGCTCACCGTCGCGCTGATCGAGGCGGTCAACCGGTCGCGCCTGCTGCCGGAGGACGCGGCCATCGGGCTGGTGTTCCCCGCGCTGTTCGCGCTTGGCGTGGTGCTGGTCTCGCGCTACGCGGGCGACGTCCACCTCGACATCGACGTGGTGCTGCTCGGCGAGCTCGCGTTCGCGCCCTTCGACCGACTCGTCGTCAGCGGCCGCGACCTCGGCCCTGCCGCGCTGTGGGTCATGGGCGGCATCCTGCTGCTCAACCTCGCCTTCATCGCGGTTGTCTTCAAGGAGCTCAAGCTGGCCACCGTGGACGCGGGGCTCGCGGCGGCGCTCGGGCTGCGGCCGGCGCTGCTGCACTACGGGCTGATGACCGTGGTCTCGATCACCGCGGTCGGGGCGTTCGACGCGGTCGGCTCGATCCTGGTGGTGGCGCTGATGATCGCGCCTCCCGCCACCGCGTACCTTCTGGCCGAGAGGTTCGGGCCGATGCTGGCGCTCAGCGCGCTCACCGCGGCGCTGGCCGCGGCCGCAGGGTGCGGTATCGCGTTCCTGCTCGACGTGTCGATCGCCGGGGCGATGG
The Thermoanaerobaculales bacterium genome window above contains:
- a CDS encoding metal ABC transporter permease gives rise to the protein MELIGDHTLRIVALGSSILGATSGGLGSFAVLRRQSLLGDAVSHAALPGIAAAFLLTGSKIPVVIMAGAALAGWLATLAVRQVTARSRVPFDSALGMTLAVFFGFGLVLLTYIQRLPNAAQAGLETFLFGQAAALLLEDVVTMAAVGAVALVALALLWKELKLLAFDRGFGSGLGLPMARLDALLTALLVAAIVIGLQTVGVVLMSAMIVAPAAAARQWSRRLGPMVALAAAIGALCGAAGAVASSLIPRLPTGPTIVLLLSGVVAVSLLLAPERGLVWRWLRLGRLRRSPQLDPVLIHLYALSLQHAEDPDHGHSVAVLRTMSPLDADIVGALAGLETRGLAQRTTGGLWAPTELGRREAKRALEREGEGAA
- a CDS encoding metal ABC transporter permease, whose protein sequence is MNAGLEILLIAVVTAVAAALPGTFLVLRRLAMVSDAISHAILPGIVVAFFATGDLGSPLLVAGAAATGVLTVALIEAVNRSRLLPEDAAIGLVFPALFALGVVLVSRYAGDVHLDIDVVLLGELAFAPFDRLVVSGRDLGPAALWVMGGILLLNLAFIAVVFKELKLATVDAGLAAALGLRPALLHYGLMTVVSITAVGAFDAVGSILVVALMIAPPATAYLLAERFGPMLALSALTAALAAAAGCGIAFLLDVSIAGAMATTCGGLFAAAFLLAPRRGLLVQLRRRAVQRLEFGVTMLLVHLLHHEHAPDAVEECRRATLHRHLRWSEGFTRQVAREAEQRDLAVGAGELVELTEAGRERAQHAVAGRI